The region ATCCCGTCAGCTGGGCGCGTGATTGTACCAAGCTGATTGAAGCAGGTTTTAGTCTGAAAAAATTGCGCCCTGTGGGTCAGTTTCGCTGGTCAACGCATGTTGAACTGGCGAGCTATTGGACACGTGGGTGATCTTGCCGGATCAGCCCTCGATCAGCTTCATTTCGACAAATGCCAGCAACCCGCCGAAGGTTTCGAGCATCTCTGCATCAACATCATCATCTTCGATCAGCATGTCGAAGCGGTCTTCGATTTCGGTAAAAAGGCCGGCAACTGCCATGGAATCCAGTTCAGGCAAGTGACCGAACAGGCCCGTTTCATTGTCGAATTCATCGACCTCGTCCGGCTCAAGGCCAAGCACATCGACCAGAATGGCTTTTAGATCGCGATCAATCGCCGAACGGTTTGGCGGAAGGCCACGCTTGTTGGCATGTCCGTCAGTCTTGCTTTCACCCGTCACTGGTGAAGTTCCCCTACAACGAAAAGGCCGCTCGCCTTAGCTGTGCGTTGTTGAAGGTGCAAGTGACTGGTGGATGGGGTGATTATCCGATTGACGCTGTCGCCATGTGCGGGTTTGGTGTGCAGCGATGACTGCTGAACCCGATCCCACCCCTTTTCCGTTGGACCATTTGGCTGAGCGCGGCGCAGATGCCGATGTTGCGCTGATCCTGAAGCAGGAAAAACTGAGCTTTGCTGATCTGCGCGACAGGGTGCGGCGATTGGCCGCATGGCTTGCGCATCAGGCTCCGGAAAAGGGTGCTCGCATTGCAACTTGGGCAACCAAGGGCGAGCTGACTTGTCTGATGCCGCTGGCTGCCGCGCGCGCAGGGTTGGTCCATGTGCCGATCAACCCGCTTCTGAAACATGCGCAGGCCGCGCACATCCTGAGCGATAGCGGCGCAACGATACTGATCGGGACGCAGGCGCGTTTGAAGTCGCTCGAAGCGGGCGATGTGCCGCAACACTGTCGTCTGATCGAGGAGAATGACGCGCTTGATTCCGCTGCCGAGCTCAGTGAGCATATGCCGCCTTCCAATGCGGATCCGGATGACTTGACCGCCATTCTATACACGAGCGGTTCGACCGGCAGGCCCAAAGGCGTGATGTTGAGCCATGCCAATCTGTGGCTCGGCGCGGCCAGCGTCGCACATTACCTTGGTATGGCGTCTGATGACGTCACACTCGCTGTGCTCCCGCTGTCTTTCGATTACGGGCAAAACCAGCTCTTGAGCACTTGGTATGCGGGGGGAGCAGTTGCACCGCTTGATTACCTGTTCCCGAAAGATGTCATGAAGGCCTGCGCGAAGCATCAGGTGACAACGCTGGCGGCGGTTCCTCCCTTGTGGGTGCAATTGACCGAGCTTGATTGGAGTGAACAGGCCGTCGCGCCTATGCTCCGCTTGACCAATAGCGGAGGTGCGTTGACGACAGATATTGTCCGTGATTTGCGCGGAATATTCCCTGAAGCGCGGCTGTTTCCGATGTACGGGCTAACCGAAGCGTTCCGCTCAACGTTTCTTGATCCTGATCTCGTGGATTCGCACCCGACCTCGATGGGGACCGCGATCCCCTTTGCAGAAATTCTCGTCATTAATGATGCTGGCGAGCTTGCTGCGCCTCGCGAGGAAGGCGAACTCGTCCACTGCGGGCCACTCGTCGCGCAAGGATATTGGCAGGATGTCGAACGCACCGCCGAGCGCTTCAAGCCCTCACCAAAGATGTCGAACTATGGCGGCATCGCGGTTTGGTCTGGAGACCGGGTTAAACGCGATGCGCAGGGCTTGCTCTATTTTGTCGGCCGGTGGGACGCGATGATAAAGAGCCAAGGCAACCGCATCAGCCCACAGGAAGTGGAAGAAGCTGCGTTTGCCACAGGTCTGGTCGCAGAAGCGGTCGCTTTGGGAATTGCGGATGAACGGCTAGGGCAGGCGGTGCATTTGGTCGTTCGTGCTGAGCCGGGGGCGGTCGATGCCGACAAACAATTGCCCAAACTGCTCGCAAAGGAGATGCCCAATTTCATGCAGCCGCAAGTCATCCATTGGCGCACAGCGATGCCGCTGAATCCCAATGGCAAGATCGACCGCTCCGCCTTGCAGCGGGAGCTTTCGGTATGAAACCCAAACCAACGGGACCGATTCCTTCGGGCTACTCTGCGATTGATGGAGAGTTGGCGATTGGGGGGAGGGCAGCGAGCGAGCTGGTAGATCTTGCCGGGCGCACACCCTGTTTTGTCTACTCCAGGGAATATCTCGATCAGCGCGTTTCTATGCTGCGCTCGGCAATGCCCGAACGTTTGGGCATCAATTATGCGGTGAAGGCCAACCCGTTTGCGCTAGTTATCGAACATATGGCGGGGCTAGTCGACGGATTCGATATCGCGTCTGCTGGCGAGCTTGAGATGGTCAAGGCTGCCGGTATCGATCCCGCGCGGGTGAGTTTCGCCGGGCCCGGCAAGCGCGATGAGGAACTGGAAGCGTCCATTTCTGCCGGCGTAACGCTCAATTGCGAAAGCGAAGGTGAAGCGCGGCGTGCGATGGCGATCGGCGAGCGACTTGGAAAGGCACCGTGCATCGCAATCCGGGTCAATCCCGATTTCGAGCTAAAAGGCTCGGGCATGAAAATGGGGGGAGGCGCCAAGCCATTCGGCGTCGATGCCGAACGTGTGCCGGCTCTGGCGCGAGAAGTGATTTCCGCTGGTGCTGAATGGCGCGGGCTTCACATCTTTACAGGAAGTCAGGCTCTAAGCGCGGAGGCGATCATTGAAGCGCAAGGCAATGTGCTGGAATGCGCGAACCGGCTCTCGGATGAGATCGGCGCGCCACTGCCGAAGCTCAATATGGGCGGCGGCTTTGGCATTCCGTACTTCTCTGGCGATGCGCCGCTCGATATTTCTGTGATTGGCGGGGCTTTGGGCGAACGCTTCGATGCACTGCCAGACAGCCTATCCGAAACCGATCTTTGCATCGAGTTGGGGCGCTATCTCGTTGGCGAAGCGGGCGTCTATCTAACCCGCATCATTGATCGCAAGGGTAGCCACGGAGTGATTTATCTGATCACTGACGGGGGCCTGCATCACCAATTGGCCGCGTCCGGAAATTTCGGGACTGTGGTTCGGCGAAACTATCCTGTTGCGATAGCCACGCGTTTTGGTGCTTCACCGGAAGAAGAGGCCAGTGTGGTGGGATGCCTTTGCACGCCGCTCGATCGATTGGCCGACAATGCGTATTTGCCACGGGCGCAGGTCGGTGATCTGGTCGCTGTGTTCTGCGCCGGTGCGTACGGTGCTAGCGCGTCTCCAGCCAATTTTCTCGGGCACGGTCCAGCGGCGGAAATACTAGTCTAAACCTAACCTATTATTCATAAAATTGGCTTAGCCCTGCTGGTATTAGGGAGCTTTGCACCATGTCTGAAGAACAAGAAGCCGCACATATCGAATTCGCTCTGGCAGAGATCAAGCAGTAGCTTGGTGCTCGCGATGATCGTATTGCCGAGCTGGAGAAGCGCTTGGAAGATCAGGAATATTCTGTGCGCAGCGTGCTCGATATGCTGATTGACTGGCTTGAAACGGACACCAAGCCCAAGCCAGCGGTCGATAGCGAAGCGGCCTGAACCTGCGGGAAACCCCCGATTTACCTCAATTCAAATTTTTCCGGTGGTGTGGCCGATTGGGCGCAACCTGACGTCACATAGTGCGTTGATCGGCGGATTTCTGCGTCTTTTGCTTGCTTCCTGACACTGGACAATCGCTTTCCACTGCCCCGATTTGGCACTTGTCCCTCAAACGCGTCGCAAATTTGCGTTTGCCAAGCGACTCCTCTCTCGCTTAGATTCGCCAAACGAAATCAGAAATGCTTGAATCAATTCTAAAGATTTTAAGTATTTCTCCCGATTTCACGGTAATTGGGGCGCGCAACGATGGATAGTGGTATTTCGCAAGCTATACCTTTGTCAGGTGACGAAGAACTGCTGGTTGAGAGCGTGAAGCACGCGGCCATTCCGGACGGCTTGTTTGAACTGAACGAGCTCGACGTTCTTTACGACGATCGCACTGCTGCGCTCTGGACGTTTATGAACCCCGAAGGGCGACCGAGCTTTACTCCGCCGATGCTGCACGATTTTGAGCGTTGGCAGGAATTGATCCCGACCGGATTTGGTGAAGGCAAGGTTCCGCTGCGCTATCTGATATTGGGCAGCCGTGCGCAGGACGTATTCTGCTTTGGCGGGGATTTGGCGCTATTCGAACAACTTATCCGCAATCGTGATCGCGAAGGGCTGGTCCAATATGGTCACAGGTGCTGCGCTATCCTGGATCGCAATATCAAGAACCTTGATATTCCGATGCTCACAATCGGTCTGGTGCAAGGTGCTGCTTTGGGCGGTGGCTTTGAAGCGCTTCTGTCGTTCGACTTCATTGTCGCTGAGCGTACGGCCACATTCGGCTTGCCGGAAATCATGTTCGGTCTGTTCCCGGGTATGGGCGCGCACGCACTGCTCTATCGAAAGTTGGGCAGCGCGCGGGCCGAACAGTTCATCCTTTCGAACGAAACCTATACTGCAGAGCAGATGTTCGAGCTTGGCCTTGTTCACGAGCTCGCCGAGCCTGGCGACGGGATCAACGCCTGCAAGCAATTCATCAAGAATTCCGAGCGTCGCCACGCCGGGCTGGTTGGTTCGCGTAAAGCCATGAAGCATGCGTGGAACCTGAAACTTGGTGAGTTGAACAAGATCACGGAGATGTGGGCAGACACCGCGTTGGAACTTCGTGAGCAGGACTTGAAAGTGATGAATCGACTGGTTGCTGCGCAAGGCCGCCTGGCGGAACGGATCGCTGCCGCCTAGTCTCTAACTGTTTCCTGTTCTCCGTGGCCGAGTGCCATGTATTCGTCGCTGCCCATTTCCATCAAGCGACTGGCCGTACGTTCGAATTCGAACGCTCCATCACCTTCGATATATAGATCGTCCGGCTGCGCCGCAGCGGTTGCAAACAGCTTTACCCGATGTTCGTAGAGCGCATCGATCAGCGTGACAAAGCGTGCCGCCTCATTGCGCATGTCCTTGCCCATCTGCGGGATGCCCACAATTATCACCGAATGATAGACCCGGGCGATCGCGAGATAGTCTGGTACACCACGCGCTTCGCCGCACAATTTCTTGAAACTGAAAACGCCAACGCCCTTAAGGCTCTTGGGTACATGCAGCATACGTCCGCCACCCACATCCAGCTCGGCTGAGGGAACGTGCTCTGCGTCTTCAGGCTTGTAGTCGGTCAGGCGAAAGAAGACTTCGCGAACCTGCGCGGTGGCCGCGTCGCCAAGTGGCGTATGCCAGCAGTCGATCCCACCCAATCGATCCAGGCGATAGTCAGTCGGGCCGTTCAATGACATCACTTCGAGCCGTTCCCAGATCAGGTCGATAAACGGCAAAAAATGCTCGCGGTTGAGCCCATCCTTATAGAGATCATGCGGCGGTCGGTTGCTGGTAGTGACCACGGTTACCCCTTCATCTTCGATCAGTGCGCGAAACAACCGGCTCATGATCATCGCATCAGCTGAATTGTTCACGACCATCTCGTCAAAGGCCAGGCAGCGGATCCCCTCAGCCAGCTGTCTGGCAACCAGCGGAATGGGGTCCCCTGTCTTTCCTTTACGAACCTCGCGCAGAAGCGCGTGAACTTCCTGCATGAACGCATGAAAATGGACCCGGCGTTTGCGATCAATTGCTAAGGTTTCGATAAACAGGTCCATCAGCATGGACTTGCCGCGGCCCACGCCGCCCCACATGTAAACGCCTTCGATCGAATCCGGTTTTCGAGTGAGCGCGCGCCACAGCACTGAACCGCGTTTCGGCACGGCCTCCAAATCGGTTTGAAGCCTTGCAAGCCGCGTTACTGCAGCACGTTGGTCCGGATCGGCTTTGAGTTCTCCAGCCTCAATCAGCGCATAATAGCGGGCGAGGATGCCGCTCACCGGATTACCCGCGCGGCGCGAATTTGCGCACTATGCCGCTATAAGCAGCTACGCAATCGTCATCTTGCACCACTTCGCCGCGCACGAAAACCAGCTTGCCAGTCTCGCGCATGATCTCTGTCACTGCGTCAAGCGGGCGCGCAGGGTCACCTCCGCCGATGAAATGTGTTGATAGCTCCAGCGTCACAGATGGCCCGGCATTGCCGCTGCCGACACCATGCATGGTGGTGAACATGGAAATATCGATCAGGCCAAGTGTTACCGCGCCATGGATGATCCCTTGCAGGTTTTCATGTTTGCGCTCTGGAAACATGCGCAGGCGGCACTTGTCGCCTTCCTTGCGGGTAATAAGCTTGCCCATCACCGCGCCGTTGAATAGTGTATCGTCTTTCAGATTCCAGTGATGCCAGCCCGGATGTTCAGGATCGGGCCCATGTTCGAATACATCCTTGCTCGGCATGACGATATCAGATCGCGCGCTCTGCCATCATCTTCTTGGTTTCAGCGATAGCCTTTGCCGGCGAAAGCCCTTTGGGGCACACATTCGCGCAGTTCATGATCGTGTGGCAGCGATAGAGGCGGAAGGGGTCTTCCAGCTGGTCGAGCCGCTCGCCAGTCATCTCGTCACGGCTGTCCGCCAGCCAGCGATAGGCTTGCAGCAGGATGGCCGGGCCCAAAAACTTGTCCGAATTCCACCAATAGGACGGGCAAGAAGTCGAACAACAGGCGCACAGAATGCACTCGTAAAGGCCATCCAGCTTTTCACGCTGTTCGGGCGATTGCAGCCGTTCCTTGCCGCTTGGCGTAGGTGATACGGTTTGCAGCCAGGGGCGGATGCTGGCGTATTGCGCATAGAAATGCGTGAAGTCCGGCACCAGATCCTTGATCACTTCCATATGCGGCAGCGGAGTGATGCGGATTTCGCCCGGCAGGTCTTCGATTGCGGTGGTGCAGGCAAGGCCGTTCTTGCCATTCATGTTCATCGAGCATGAACCGCAAATCCCCTCGCGGCAGCTGCGGCGGAAGGTGAGCGTCGGATCGGTTTCGTTCTTGATCTTGAACAGTGCGTCCAGAACCATCGGGCCGCAATTGTCGAGGTCCAGCTCGAACGTGTCGTAACGCGGATTTTCTCCGCTATCGGGATCGTAGCGGTATATCGTGAACTTCTTGATCCGCGAACCGCCATCGGCCTTGTGGGCCTTGCCCTTGCCGGTGATCTTGGAGTTCTTGGGGAGCGTGAAGGTAGCCATATCAGTCGTGAATCCCATTACTTTGCGACCCCTATCTAGCGGCTGAGGCGCGGAGGGCAAGCCATCTGCTGTTGAGACTTTTGAGGGGGGGGTGAACCGAATTGAACAGTGCTGCGGCGCGCGCTGAATTCCTACAGGATGGAACACATCGAACACTGTCCAAGAGGGGAAAGGGTTTCGCGCCGGTCCGCGGGGTTGAAACGGGATGTGAGGGGAACTTCATGGCCATGTAAACCGTCTATCCGGTATGAGTGATGTAGGACAGCAATGGCCGCGCACAGCGGCAGTTTTCGGGGCTTCAGGCGGTATTGGCGCAGCGCTGGTCCGGAAGCTGGCCGATCGCGGCGTGGGAACAATCTACGCAGGCTCTCGCAACGGAAGTGCGCCGGAGGCAACTGGCTTGATCCCATTTAGTTTTGATCTGACCGATGAAGCGAGCATTGCCTGTGCCGCTGAGTCGATGCGCGCAAATTCCCCGGAACTTGTGATAGTGGCGACCGGTGTGCTGACTTTGGCGGATGGAACCGGGCCGGAGCGGACCTACAAGCGGTTGGATAGCGCGGCGATGGGCGAAGTGTTTGCGCTCAACACCATCGGACCGGCGATGATCGCCAAGTATATGCTTCCTTTGCTGCGGCGCAATCGCCGAGCTGTGTTTGCAGCGCTATCAGCACGCGTGGGGTCGATATCCGAGAATGGGCTGGGCGGGTGGCATAGCTATCGCGCGAGCAAGGCCGCGCTCAATATGCTGCTGAAGAATTTTGCCATCGAGCTTGGCCGCACACACGATCAGGCTGTTGTGGTGGGCTTGCATCCCGGTACGGTTGATTCCGCGCTGTCACAGCCGTTTCAGTCGGGTTTGCCAGCCGGGCAATTGACTGACCCGACGGAAGCGGCCGCGAACTTGCTCGGCGTGCTGAACGGGCTAGGGCCGGATCAATCCGGCAAGTTCTTCGACTGGAAAGGTGAGGAGATTCCGGCTTGAACCTCAATGTCCGCAATCGTTCCAATTCTTGGCCAATCTTAGAGGCCTCAATTGGGGTGGGAAGTGGACTTTGGATTAAGTCGTCACCCCGGCGAAGGCCGGGGTCCAGCTATGATCGAAGAAATACCCCGAAATCGACTGGATTCCGGCCTTCGCCGGAATAGCGGCCTTGGGGTCGTTAGCGGACTGCCAGCTCTTGGCTGTCATCCAAGCAAAAACTGACAACCCGCCATCGTTCCAAAAAGTCTTCTTAGGCCCTAGGCCATCAGCCCGTGTCGCCTCAAACTCTCCGCCAGGATCGTCTCGATCAGCTGCTCCTGCGTCCAGCCAGCGAGTTCTGCCGAGCGGCCGAACACTTTCTGTGACCAGAGGTTGCAGTTGAGGTTGAGTTCAAGGAAGGTCACTTCTCCGGTGCCCTCATTCACGCGGAATTCCCAGCGTCCGTAATCGAACGGGCGGTATTCCTGCATCGCCTTCTGCGTCAGGTCAGTGATCTGGGCGATCATGTCCGCATTTTCGAACGGATCGAGGGAATATTTCTGGCTGCGGTCCACAAGATCGCGCTTTTCCTGATAGGTGCGCAGATGCGATGGGTCTGCCTGGCGGAAGATCATCATCGGCATGATAACAGGCTCGCCATTGATGGTGATAACGGGCACTTCGACGTCGCTGCCTTGGATGAATGGCTCGACCAGCGCATCGTGGCCTAGCGCGTGCACGCTATCGATCGCAGTTATGACGCTGGCCCAATCGGTTGCGTCATTCACGCCCCAGCTGGCAGAGGAGTTGTTGGGTTTGACCACAAAGCGCTCTCCCGCCGGGCATAGCGACGGATTGATTGGCGCGCCGCGGCGATAGATAGCCCAGGGTGCAGTGGGCACACCCGCTTCGACGACTGAACGTTTGGCCAAGTGCTTGTCGTCGGAAAGACCGCGCAGAATCGGGCTCGCGCCCAGATATGGGATGCCGGCACGCTCACACAGCAACGGGCACAACATTTCCGAATTAAAAAAACCGCCGCGGTTCAGAAGCGGGAAAACGAAATCCACTTCGGGATTTTCAAACAGCACTTCGAAGCCGTTTTCGACTCGCAGGTTCAAGCCAAGTCTCGTTAAAACTTCACGCATTTCAACGTGATAGCTCGCATGATTGCCATCTTCTGCACTGCCAGATCCATCCCACAGCGCGTTCTTGGCAATGAACATGATTCGGCAATCGCGCTTTGTCGCGGCGTCGATTGTCAGAGGCTCATGGGGGAATGACATGCAAGCGAACCTTTCCTTTGTCTGCCGGGGCCCATAAGACGGGAATGGGTAATAGCCAAGTCGAAACGGGACATAGATGGGTCAAGACGGATACAGCACCCCCGACATTGCAGCGCATGTTGCAATGGACGAGCTTACAGCGAAGCTGATTGCACAGCTATCATCGGGGGGCGACGCGCGGACTTCGCTGGACCCGATAAGTGGCCTCAATAAATATTTCTCCGCTCCATATCCCCGCAAAACGATGGCTTATGCCTCGTCCACGGCGAATGACCTCTCGCCGGATGCGTTCGAGCATTTGCGCGGGGTTCTGGCGGGCGGTTTGCCGGACTATGCGGCGCATCTGGAAAGTTTACGCGCGCGAATAAAGTCAGCCTATCAGATTGGTGATGATGTCGAGATCGTATTCGCGCCGTCCGGCACCGATCTGGAATATGTCGCGCTGGCCGCTGTTCTGGGCAAAGCCTCTGGGGGTATTCACAACATCCTGCTCGGTGCCGATGAAGTTGGCAGCGGCTGTATCCATTCTGCCCATGCGAAGTTTTTCGCCGACGAAACGGCCTTGGGGATCGCGACGGAAAAGGGCGCATTGATCGAGGGATTTGGCGAGGTAAGCCTTGCTGATGTGCCCGTGCGGTGTCCGGAAGGCGTCTCCCGTTGCAGCGAGACCGTAACAGAAGCAATCGGGCACGAAATCACATTGGCTTTGCAGGCTGGCCAACATGCTTTGGTGCATGTGGTGCACGGTTCAAAAACCGGACTGATACTGCCGGAATTGGCAGAGATTGATGCGCTAAAGGCTCGCTATGGAGATCGGTTCGATTTTGTCGTCGATGCATGTCAGGCGCGGATCACCAATTCGGCATTGCACGAATATCTTGCGCGCGGCGCAATGGTGTTCCTGACCGGGTCAAAGTTCATGGGCGGCGCGCCGTTCAATGGTTGGGCGCTGGTTCCCAAAACGATGGTGGAACAGGCAGCGAGATTGCCCGCCGGATTGTCCAAGGTTTTCCGCCGTGCGGAGTTTCCTCAGGGCTGGACCGGGCGAGACGCGCTGGAGAATAGCGAGAACCCAGGCTTGGCGTTGCGCTATGACGGCGCGATATTCGAGCTTGAGAGGTTTCAGCAACTACCGGCTCCGCGTGTGGCCGCGTTGCTCGACATATTCGAGGCGGCAATGGAGAGCGAGTTGGCCGAACCTTTGGGCATACAACTCGTCCGCCCGTTCACGCCCGGGCATGAAGGAGAGCTGGCAGAGCATCCGATTGAGATGCGGACGCTTGAAACGCTTGATGTCAGCTCGCTAGCGATCACCCCGACCTTTGACGAGGCGCAGGCCGTCCATCGCAAGCTGGCACTTTCAGGGGTTAGGCTGGGGCAACCAGTCAAATGCGTCCGGCGTGGTGGCAAGTGGGGTGGAACTTTGCGGATTGGGCTATCCATGCCGCAAGTGGTCGCGCTTTGCGCTATACCGGAGGAGGAGGCGGAGACTGCGTTGCGTAGTGACATGCGCGAGATCGCTCAAGCTTTGTGCAATGTCGTACATCCCACTCAAAGCGGTCAGCAAAACGCCGCTTGCTAAGTTTCAAGCCGAGACATAGTCTCTTCGCACTTCAACGCCGGTCTTGGAGAGTGGTGCCGATGGGATTGCAAACTTGGTACGATGCACATCTGATGCCGAAACTTGTCACATTTGCGTGCGGGCAGGGGCAAGTGATGAAGCGACGTTCACAACTCGTACCGCTTGCGACGGGCGATGTATTTGAGCTCGGTTGCGGCGGCGGGCTCAATCAGGAATTCTATCAAACCAGTCAAATATCGAGCTTTTCGGGCATCGATCCGCACGCGGGATTGCTCGACGATGCGCGCGCTCGTGCGAGTGCGCGTGGATGGGACAATACGATCCGTGAAGGCGTGGGCGAGAACATCCCGTTTCGTGACGCGAGTTTTGACACAGTTGTGTGCACCTTTACGCTCTGCTCGGTCGACGATCCGGATCAGGTCATGTCGGAGATGCGGCGTATCTTGCGCCCTGGAGGCAGGCTGCTGTTTCTAGAGCACGGGCGCACGCCGGACGTTGATGTGGCGCGATGGCAGGACAGGATCGAGCCGGTCTGGAAGAAGATTGCCGGTGGTTGCCACCTCACGCGCCCAATTGGTGCGGCGTTGCGCGGCGCTGGTTTCGATGTCGAGCCTATGGGTCAGGGCTATCTGCCCAAGGCGCCGCGTTTTGCGGGATGGAACGAATGGGGCATTGCCCGCAAGGCCGGGCTTTAGTTCAGGACCCTACATCGGTTTGAGTTGCGGGTGCAGCCTGAGCCACACCCGCGCGATACTCATTCCTCGCCAAAGGTTCGCTGCCACCAGCCGCGTTTGGGCTTGCCATCATCATCGGCCTTGTCAGCGGTCGAATTTTGCTCGCTTGCCTCGGCTGTTCTGGTCTCAGCGCTTACAGAAGCGGCCTTGGCTTTGCGCGGCGCGCGCTTCTTCTTCGGCTTTTCTTCTTCGGCCGGGGCTTCATCGGCAGATGAAGTCACTTCATCCGTTGCGGATTCTGCGTGGGCCTTTTTCTTTCGCGGCGCGCGCTTCTTTTTCGGCTTTGCCTCTTCAACAGGCGCTTCGCTAGCCTCGGTCGCCGCGGGAGCGTCGGCGTCAGCCATCGCTTCAGTGTCTGCCTTCTTCCGGCGAGGGGCGCGCTTCCGCTTGGACTTTTCTGTCGGTGCATCATCGGCTATTTCTGCATCGGAAACGGTGTCAGCCTCCGCCTCGGCACCAACCTCGGCTGCTTCGTTTTCTGTCGCGCCTTCGTCAACTGACTTGCCTTTGCCACGACGGCCTCTGCCACCACGCCGGCGACGTTTCTTTGGCTTCTCTTCGCCGTCGTCGTCAGTTTCGGTTCCGGGCCGCTCAGCTTCGTCTTCACTGCCTTCGCCCTCGACTTGGTCTTCGCGACGCTTCTTACTGCGGCCACGCCCACCACGGCGCCGGCGGCGATTCTTCTTAGCCGCGCTGTAATCGTCTTCCTCAGCGCCGAATACCTCTTCGGGCAGATCGTCATCGTCATCATCGTCGACAATTGGTTCGAATTTCGGTCGTTCGGTGGGGCGAGGGCCAGCGCTGGCAACCGCCATTTTCGCGCCTTCGTCTTCGCCTTCGGGAATTACCTCTACACTCACACCGTAACGCTGTTCGATCTCGACCAGATCGTCACGCTTCGAATTGAGCAGATAGATGGCTGCTTCGGTGCTGGCAGCAAGGCGGATAATCGTGCCTTTGCCCTTCGCAGCTTCATCTTCGATCAAGCGCAGCGCGGAAAGCCCCGCACTGGATGCTGTGCGAACCAGACCGGTACCATCACAAT is a window of Altererythrobacter rubellus DNA encoding:
- a CDS encoding class I SAM-dependent methyltransferase — protein: MGLQTWYDAHLMPKLVTFACGQGQVMKRRSQLVPLATGDVFELGCGGGLNQEFYQTSQISSFSGIDPHAGLLDDARARASARGWDNTIREGVGENIPFRDASFDTVVCTFTLCSVDDPDQVMSEMRRILRPGGRLLFLEHGRTPDVDVARWQDRIEPVWKKIAGGCHLTRPIGAALRGAGFDVEPMGQGYLPKAPRFAGWNEWGIARKAGL